A section of the Gemmatimonadaceae bacterium genome encodes:
- a CDS encoding energy transducer TonB, whose amino-acid sequence MTRFVRHATVMAAACVAIAAPARAFAQDAASTAPRRTAPDSAFTAYMQTLGFASWTVVTPRPGTAGPVYPAAMRQAGTAGVVLAQFIVDSSGHADPRSFRPRLSTDPAFTEAVRTSLERMQFVAAQVNGRAVKQLVQMPVAFSLAGGAAAPLAELDAAPRTVTCQPTGECPVHRMATVMISASR is encoded by the coding sequence ATGACCCGCTTCGTTCGTCACGCCACCGTCATGGCGGCCGCCTGCGTTGCCATCGCGGCGCCTGCGCGGGCGTTCGCACAGGACGCGGCATCCACGGCGCCGCGTCGCACCGCGCCGGATTCCGCATTCACGGCGTATATGCAGACGCTCGGCTTCGCGAGTTGGACCGTCGTGACGCCGCGCCCCGGCACGGCGGGGCCGGTGTACCCCGCCGCGATGCGACAGGCGGGCACCGCCGGCGTCGTACTCGCGCAGTTCATTGTGGACTCCAGCGGCCATGCCGACCCGCGCTCCTTCCGGCCACGCCTGTCGACGGATCCCGCGTTCACCGAGGCGGTGCGCACGAGCCTCGAGCGCATGCAGTTCGTGGCGGCGCAGGTGAATGGGCGCGCGGTGAAACAACTGGTGCAGATGCCCGTTGCCTTCTCGCTCGCGGGCGGTGCCGCGGCGCCCCTCGCGGAGTTGGACGCTGCCCCGCGCACCGTGACCTGCCAGCCCACGGGAGAGTGCCCCGTGCACCGCATGGCGACGGTCATGATTTCGGCGTCACGATGA